From Thermoanaerobaculia bacterium:
TAAAGCCAAATGTCGGCTTTTGAAAGACTTTTTGCGGCGGTGGGGGAGGGTTCGCGGGCGGGCGGGACGGTCACGCCTTCGGCTGCATCACGAGCGACATCTTCTCCTGGAAGGCGCGCATCGGCGCCGTTCCCCGGAGCGCGGAGATCGTCTGCTCGGTCTGGCGGATGAATTCCCGGACCGATTCGATGCCGCGCCCGCGGTCGATCTCGGCGAGGGCCTGGCGGTAGGGGCGATCGATTCCCGGCAGATTCTGCTCGCCCATCGTGGCTTCCGCTTCCTGCTTCACGCGCGTGCAGAGGATCATCAGGATCTTCTTCTCGTCGCCGAGCGCCGCCGGAGACGTGACCGGGACCGCAGCCGGAGACGACGGCCGCGCCGGCTCCTTCGCCTTGAGCTCGACGAGGTCGGCCGCCACGAGGCCGTAGAGCGTCTTCGCGACGTCGAAGGGAGAGGTCTTGTTGGCGCGGGCGATCTCTTCGATCGTCCGGTGCCCGTCGATCTTGCCGGCGAGGTTCCACTCCTGGGGAGAGAGGGTGACGGGTTCCGGGCTTTCGCGCTCCATCAGCTGGGGAACCGCGTCGATCCCCGGAATCTTCTTCGACAGGACCTTCCACTCGTCGAGGCGCCGCGCCGCCTCCATGAGCAGGCTCGTATTCGACTTCGTGATCGTGTGCTCGTCGGATTCGTCGTTCGGCGTGAACTGGAACTCCCCGGAGGACCAGATGGCCAGAGCGTAGACAGCTTCCTCGCCGGCGACGTCTCCGAGGC
This genomic window contains:
- a CDS encoding DUF4388 domain-containing protein, whose product is MRQGRVLTVVRPRASIPLPNMSFQGSLKELPVPDIVQLMSVSGKTGVFTLTRGPERGFIYLKNGQMVHSRLGDVAGEEAVYALAIWSSGEFQFTPNDESDEHTITKSNTSLLMEAARRLDEWKVLSKKIPGIDAVPQLMERESPEPVTLSPQEWNLAGKIDGHRTIEEIARANKTSPFDVAKTLYGLVAADLVELKAKEPARPSSPAAVPVTSPAALGDEKKILMILCTRVKQEAEATMGEQNLPGIDRPYRQALAEIDRGRGIESVREFIRQTEQTISALRGTAPMRAFQEKMSLVMQPKA